The DNA sequence GTTGTTTCGGAGATTAATGCCATAAAGTTAATAGGCTACAAACTAGATTTCCATGTAGTCTTACCAATTTCATGAGAGACAAAATAATGCTTAAAATAACTAATAGACAAGCATTTCAAAGTAAAATTTCATGTAAAACGGAGAATGCATAGTTATGGCGCGATATAGACAAACAGACGAAATCGTAAAACTGATGAATAATCCCACGATCATCCGCAACACCAGCATCATCGCCCACGTGGACCACGGCAAAACTACCTTATCTGACAGCCTCCTTGCCCACGCAGGCATCATTAGCACCCAGACCGCTGGGCAGAAGCTTTTCTTGGACAGCTGGGATCTTGAGCAGAAGAGGCAAATGACCGTTTTCGCCTCAAACGTCAGCCTCGTCCACACCTACAACAACCAAGATTACCTCATTAACCTCATCGACACCCCCGGACACATCGACTTCTCAGGCGCGGTCACCCGCAGCCTCAGGGCAGTCGACGGCGCGCTCGTCGTCGTGGACGCGGTGGAGGGACCCATGACCCAGACCGAAACTGTGCTGATGCAGGCGCTACGTGAACGCGTTAAACCCCTCTTATTCATTAACAAAGTTGACCGCTTAATCAAAGAAATCAAGCTTACCCCCCAGGAAATCCAGAAGAAATTCGCAAAGATTCTTCTCCGAGTCAACACCCTAATCGAGAAGTATGCCCCTCCAGAGCACAAGAAGGACTGGCAAGTCAGAATCGAGGACAGCCGCGTTGCCTTCGGCTCAGCCCTACACAAATGGGGACTTAACCTTGACCACATGAAAATTAAGAAGGTCAGCTTCCAAGACATCATCGACGCCTACAGCGGCGACCCAACTGACGTCGGCCGAAAAGTCGATGAACTCAGCAAAAAAGCGCCCCTGCCCGAGCCTATCCTTGACATGTTCTGCCAGCATCTTCCTAACCCGCTGATAGCTCAACCTTACAGGCAGCCTCAGATTTGGCCAGGCGACCCAGAAAGCGCAGTCGGCGTCGGCATGGCAAAAGTTGACCCCAACGCCCCTCTGCTCATGTGCATCTCCACCATCGAAGTGGATCCTCACAGCGGCACCGTTGCCATCGGCAGAATCTTTAGCGGCGCAATCACCAAAGGCAAAGAAGTCCAGTTGGTCAGCGCCGGACAGAAAGGCACTATTCAGCAGGTATTCATGAGTATGGCAACTGACCGCGTTTTCATCGACCGTGTTCCAGCAGGCAACATCGGCGCCATCTCAGGGCTACCAGCTTTGCACGTGGGCGAAACCGTCGGTGAAGCAGGCGTAGAAATCCACAGCTTTGAAGGCTTACAATATGTTTCTGACCCCGTCGTCACCGTAGCTGTTGAACCAGAGGATGTCAAAGACCTACCGCTCTTCGACAAAGTCATGCATAAACTCACAACCGAAGACCCCAACCTGCACTTTACCATGAACAAGGAATCAGGTGAATTCCTCCTCTCAGGCATGGGCGAACTCCACCTTGAAATCACCGCTTACCGCATGCAAGAAGCAGGCCTTAAAGTCAAACTCAGCAAACCCATCGTTATCTTCAGAGAAACCATCAGCCACGATTACAAGGGCCCAGCTATCATGGGTAAAAGCCCCAACAAACACAACAAGCTCTGGATAACCATCGAGAAACTATCTGACGAAATCATTGAAGCCATCAAATCCGAGAAAATCACTGATATGCAAAGCAGAGATGAACGCACCAAGACTCTGCGTGCGCTCGGCTGGGACGCAGACGAAGCAAAGGGCGCTGTGGCTGTTGAGGAAAACAACATCCTTGTCAACCGCATCAAAGGACGCCAGTACGTGGAAGAAATCCTCGACCACATAAAAACTGGGTTCCGCGAAGCAGTCCACACCAGTCCACTGGCGAAAGAGCCTGCGTATGGTCTGAAAATCAACTTGGAAGATATCACCCTCCACGAGGACCCAGTCCACCGCGGCCCCGCACAAGCCATCCCCATGACTTGGAGACCCATCTACTGCGCCATACTCCTATCTGACCCCAAGCTGCTTGAACCCATCATGAGTTTTGAATGCAAAGTCCCCAGCGAATTCGTCAGCAGCGTCATCACCTTGCTTAACAAACGCCGCGGCAAAATCATCGATATGCCCAGTGAAGAAGACATGATCACCGTTAAAGCAGAAATGCCGGTGTCTGAAAGCTTCGGTATCGCCGATGAATTGCGCAGCAGCACACAGGGACGCGCCTTCTGGGCTACCCAGTTTAGCAGGTGGGCATACGTTCCAGAGCAGATGCAAGCCGACACCGTTAAGAAGATCCGCGAACGCAGAGGCCTATCGCCGATTCCGCCAAAGCCAGAAGAATATTTCGAGAACGAGTAAACCTACTCTTCTCCCCACTAGTTTTCTCTTTTAAATTTAACTTTCTGCATTCTCTACGTTTCGGCACTCAACCTTTGTCTCTGAACGCGGCTGCGCACCGGGGGTGCTGTCGCTCTCCCGTGCAAACCGTGTTTCACCTACATTGTAGGCGCCCATGGATTCTGCGCCCTTATAACTGGCGTGTGCCTTGTCGATGTCATCTTGGAGACGCCGCAGTTCCACATCGGTTTCCTCATGGATTTTTTTTGCTGACCATCCATCCTCGACCCTGCCCTCCACGCGCTCGGCGACTTCCTCTGCGACCCGCGGGGGAAGCCCTGCAGCTTTGAGGCTTTCTTGAACTTCGTTGCGGTCAAACTCCTGTTTTTTTCCGCTTTCATCGTAAACCTTAACCAAAAAATGCACCTCCAAAAGAAGACTTGTTTTCAATCAACAGTGGCTTTGTTTAGACTTAAAGCTGTGTGATTGCTCATGTACAGCTACGCATGGTGTGTTTGCGTTTGGGATAAGCTTTAATTTGGCTGAGCATCTAGTTTGATTGATTGTTATGATTGTAGGTGTATCGGGCAGCCCAAGGCATCAGGCCACCGAGCATGTTCTTGAGGAGGCGCTGTCGATGCTTAGGGAACGGGGCTACCAAACCCAGCTTTGGACGGTACGCGGGAAATGGATGGAGTTCTGTCAACACTGTGATTTCTGCTTAACCAACAAAGTCTGCACCTACCAAGATGACCTCGAGGAACTCTACGAGCTCCTCGCGAAAGCTAACGGCATAATCCTGGCGACTCCCGTCTACAACGGCGGCGTCTCAGCTCAGCTTAAAACAGTTATGGACCGAACCCGAGCGTTGGTGGCGGCGGATAAGGATTTCTTTAAAGGCAAAGTCGGCATGGGCTTAACGGTGGGCGGCGACCGCGCTGGCGGCCAGGAGCTGGCGCTTTGGCAAATCCACACCTTCTATGTCATAAACGGCATGATTCCAGTCGGCGGGGGACCCTTCGGCGCGAATTTAGGCGCGAACTTCTGGAGCAAAGACACGCTTGAGGGCGTGAAGGCAGATGAGGAGGGGCTGCGGAGTCTGCGCAAGACGGTGAAGCGCTTCGCTGAGTACTTGGAGCTTTACGGTAAAAAAGAAAAGTAGGGATAACTGTGGCAGAGAAACAAAAAAAACTAAAGGTCGCCTGGGGAATAACGGGCGCCGGCGACAAAATCGCGGAGATAGTTTCAACCATGAAGGAGCTTAAAGCCGCCTCGGAGGGAAAAGTGGACATTGACGTCTACATCTCCAAGGCCGCCGACATCATGCTAAAATTCTATCGCCTCGACGAGGAGCTCAAAGCGAGTTTCCCTAAAGTCATTGTTGAAGTGAATTCTAACGTGCCTTTCCTGGCTGGTATGGTGCAGAGCGGCCGATACGAGTTTCTGCTGATAATGCCTGCTTCCTCTAACACGGTGGCAAAAATCGTTAACAGCATCAGCGATACCCTGCTAACTAACGCCGCGCTTATGGCGCTTAAAGCCTATGTGCCGGTTTGGATTATGCCTGTAGACTACAAAGAAAGCGTTATCTACACCAAGCTGCCCAACGGCAAAGACATGAAGCTGCGAGTGCGCAAGGAAGAGGCGGCTCAAGTGCGCGTTTTGGAGGCAATGGAGGATGTGCACGTGTTTGAGAGCCCCCAGAAACTCGCGGATGCATATGTGGCTTGGTTGAAAACAGTGAAGAGTTGATTGCTTACTGGCATCCGGGTTTGTTGTTGGGTTAAGACAACAAGATTATTTTTTTTCCTTGGCGGCTGTGGTTTTAAGACCTGAAGTTGTAGATTTCGATGCTGTCGAAGTCTTCTTTGATTTGGTAGCTGTATTTTCTGGCGATTTCTTTGACTGCGGCTTTGTCGGTTGAATTCATTGACCCTTTGATGAGTACTCTGTAGTCTGTGGTGTTTTGGTTTTGGGCCTGAAATGTAACGGCTTCGGGTGACATTTCTTTGCATTGGATTAAAAGTTCTTTTAGATATGCCACGGCGTCCTTGCGATTCACGGGCATCCCCAGTATCCTGTCTTGAAGGATAATATATATTCTTTTCACTGACAGGGATAATTAAAAAAGCGAACCCATACTTAAGGGGAGAATCAATAAATTGCATGTTTCATATCAATTCAATCGCTTAGATTTTTTTCGTATTCCCATTTAGCAGAAGGGCTCTTTGATTGCTGCTCCCTGAGAACTTGGTTGCTGTTACATCAAGCTGCAACCACATTTCTTTATATCCCAAAATCGGGTTAGCCTTTATTTGGAATGCAAGGGATAGCCAACGAGTTGGGCGGATCCGGCTGCTGACAAAGGAGAAGGCGTTGCCCACCTGCTAACTTTTTCCGTCACTTCTTAGTCAGCACACGGCTTGGTCTGCCCAGCTGAACTTTTTGCCCCAAACAAACCGTGCACCGCATTAGCTTTGCGCTTTGAAGGTTCTGGCGGGCAGTTGGATAAAGAATCTTGAGCCCTTGCCATTTTGGCTTTCGAACCCTATTTTTCCGCTCTGCGCCTCCACCAGCCGCTTCACCGCCGCTAACCCCAGCCCCTGCCCCTTGGCTTTGGTGGTGAAGAGGGGCTTGAAGAGTTTATCTTTAACTTCATCAGATATCCCTCCTCCAGTGTCCTCCACATCAATCTCGGCAAAGTCGGAATCCGCGTGGGCTCTAATGGTTAATTTGCCGCCGTTGGACATGGCTTGTACCGCATTCATGATAAGGTTTGAGAGGGCGCGTTTGAGCATCTCGAAATTTGCCTCAATGATAAGCGCCTCCTTTTCCACCATGATTTCCACAAAAAGATTCTCGGGGATGGGTACTATGGTCATGACTTCAGAAATCACTTGGTTAACATCTACGTTTTCTTTTTTCACTCCATTAATGGGTTTTGCAAAGTCCTGCAAATCAGCCACAATCTTGTTGATGTAGAAAATGTTCTCTTCAACTGACCGGAGGCTTTCCAGCAGGTTTTTCTTGCTGTCCCCCTCTGGAAGCATAGCGATTTCTTCTCGCTCCAAATAAAGCTCGCCCACGATAGCTTGCAGGGGATTGCGGATATCATGACCCACCATAGCTGCGGTTTGACCGATTGCCGCCAGTCGTTCGCTGTCTTTAAGCCTCTCATCAGCTGCCTTTATCCTTTCTTCAAGATGCTTAGCATAAGTTGCAGTTTCTTCTCTTTTTCTTTGGCGTTCCAGATTTTTCTCGGCTTCCGCCATAAAAATATTGACTAAGTAACCGAAGGCAGCTACTTCATCGGAGTGCTCATAGGTGCCTTTTCTAGATTGGCTGTTTAGGGTTCGGATGATCATCCGCTCGATTTTGTAATGGTTAGCCCCATAAACGTCCCGGAGTGCCTCGTGGACTGTGTCGAAGCGGATGGCGAATTCTTCAAAATTAAAACTATACTTACGTTTAAGGTACTCGTAGAATGTTGTCTTGTCTGCAAACTCAAAGCTCGACAGAGCCGTATCTGTGCATTCAAAGATTATTCTGTTAACCGCAGACACAAATTTTGCCTTATGAAACAATGGTTAATTGTGTGTTTAAGGTTTTCCGAACCATGCGCTATCCTTCTTGCTAAACAAAAAACTGCGAATTTTTTACTTATTCATTGTTTCAAGGGAAAATTTATTGCCCTGCACGCCAATGAAGTATTAGGTGTTTTTATGAATTTGACCGAAATAGTGGAATTGCTCAGAGAAATCGTCGACGGTTCCCCCGGCTTGGAGGGCAACGATTTTCTGATAGCTCCCTCAAAAGTTGCAGGTTCCCCAATTGAAGGCTACGGAATTCACCTGACTGGAAACTTTAATGATGAAACACGAAGGCACCTAAACGACATTGCCTTAACCCGCCAACTCTCCATACGTCAAGAGCCCAAATCGGTCATGATTTACAAAGCCAAGAAAATCGAAAATGCGTCTTCCAAGTAACCCGCAGTCCAGAAGCATTATAGGAATTCTTTTAAGCTCTACCACTCCACTACCATTATATATAAATTCTATTCATGTGGCAAGCGTTAACTTGACGTTAACTGATGGTGGGTTAAATCTGAGCAAGAAAAGCAAAAAAGGAACTGAAATTGCAGAGCCACCCCGAGAAAACATTGATGCTAAGTCGGGAAGTGAGGAATTGGCAAAAGATGAAAAAAGTTTTCCGATAGTTGGCATAGGTGCATCCGCGGGCGGATTAGAGGCTCTTAAAATTGTTCTAGAAAACCTTCCTGACGATACAGGTATGGCTTTTGTTATAATTCAGCATTTAGCCCCTGGGCAAGTAAGCATGCTAACGGAGATTCTTTCGCGGTCAACCCGGATGCCTGTTCATAAAGTAACCCAGGGCATAAAGGTTGAGCCTAACAAAGTCTACGTTATCCCACCTGATAACAGTATGACCATCATAGAGAACACGCTGCAGCTTCATCCCCGCGCCCAAGACCTCAAAGCCATCGACGCCTTCCTTACCTCGCTGGCGGTGGCAAGAAAAACCCAGGCCATAGGCGTCATCCTCTCGGGCACCGGCGCCGACGGCACAGAAGGGCTTAAAGCCATAAAAGCCGAGGGGGGACTTACCTTTGTTCAAGACCCAGAAACTGCTCAGTACCCGGGTATGCCTCAAAGCGCCATAGCTGCCGAAACGGTGTACTTCATTTTGCCCCCTGACCGCATCGCCAAAGAACTCGCCCGCATATCCAAGCATCCCCAAATCATCCGCTCAGAAATCCTCGCCGCCCAGCCCAAGCCCACCAAAGAAGAATACAACAAAGCCATCTTCACCATGCTTAAAACCAACTTCAGCGTGGACTTCACCCACTACAAGGAATCAACAATCAGCCGACGCATTGCCCGCCGCATGGTCATAAACCAAATTGACAACCTTAAAAACTACGTTACGTTCCTAAGGTCGCATCCGCGGGAATTGCAGGCGCTCTTCGACGACATGTTAATTGGCGTAACCAGCTTTTTCCGTGAACCCCAAACCTTCAACATCATGACCGAGAAGATTTTCCCTGAATTCATAAAGACTCGCCAACGCGACATCCCCATACGTATCTGGGTGCCGGGTTGCTCCACGGGCGAAGAAGTCTACTCTATAGCCGTCACGATTCAGGAGTTTTTAGAGGAAAAAAACATCGCTGACCAATCAGTCCAAATATTTGGCACCGACGTTAACGACCGAAACGTAGAGCGCGCGCGGCAAGGGATATACGCTAAAAACATCGAAGCCTATATTTCCGAGCGGCGGCTACGCAAATACTTCACCAAAATCAACGGCAACTACCAAATTACCAAGTTCATCCGTGACATGTGCATCTTCGCTAAGCAAGACGTCACCAAAGATCCTCCTTTCTCTAATCTGGATATGATTTGCTGCCGAAACGTCCTTATCTACTTTGACAGCGCCCTCCAGGAAAGAGTCATCCCCATCCTCCACTACGCCCTCAAACCCAGCGGCTTCCTCGTTTTGGGCGAATCGGAGAGCGTGGGCAAATTCACCG is a window from the Candidatus Bathyarchaeota archaeon genome containing:
- a CDS encoding elongation factor EF-2 — its product is MARYRQTDEIVKLMNNPTIIRNTSIIAHVDHGKTTLSDSLLAHAGIISTQTAGQKLFLDSWDLEQKRQMTVFASNVSLVHTYNNQDYLINLIDTPGHIDFSGAVTRSLRAVDGALVVVDAVEGPMTQTETVLMQALRERVKPLLFINKVDRLIKEIKLTPQEIQKKFAKILLRVNTLIEKYAPPEHKKDWQVRIEDSRVAFGSALHKWGLNLDHMKIKKVSFQDIIDAYSGDPTDVGRKVDELSKKAPLPEPILDMFCQHLPNPLIAQPYRQPQIWPGDPESAVGVGMAKVDPNAPLLMCISTIEVDPHSGTVAIGRIFSGAITKGKEVQLVSAGQKGTIQQVFMSMATDRVFIDRVPAGNIGAISGLPALHVGETVGEAGVEIHSFEGLQYVSDPVVTVAVEPEDVKDLPLFDKVMHKLTTEDPNLHFTMNKESGEFLLSGMGELHLEITAYRMQEAGLKVKLSKPIVIFRETISHDYKGPAIMGKSPNKHNKLWITIEKLSDEIIEAIKSEKITDMQSRDERTKTLRALGWDADEAKGAVAVEENNILVNRIKGRQYVEEILDHIKTGFREAVHTSPLAKEPAYGLKINLEDITLHEDPVHRGPAQAIPMTWRPIYCAILLSDPKLLEPIMSFECKVPSEFVSSVITLLNKRRGKIIDMPSEEDMITVKAEMPVSESFGIADELRSSTQGRAFWATQFSRWAYVPEQMQADTVKKIRERRGLSPIPPKPEEYFENE
- a CDS encoding flavodoxin family protein, which codes for MIVGVSGSPRHQATEHVLEEALSMLRERGYQTQLWTVRGKWMEFCQHCDFCLTNKVCTYQDDLEELYELLAKANGIILATPVYNGGVSAQLKTVMDRTRALVAADKDFFKGKVGMGLTVGGDRAGGQELALWQIHTFYVINGMIPVGGGPFGANLGANFWSKDTLEGVKADEEGLRSLRKTVKRFAEYLELYGKKEK
- the afpA gene encoding archaeoflavoprotein AfpA, with the translated sequence MAEKQKKLKVAWGITGAGDKIAEIVSTMKELKAASEGKVDIDVYISKAADIMLKFYRLDEELKASFPKVIVEVNSNVPFLAGMVQSGRYEFLLIMPASSNTVAKIVNSISDTLLTNAALMALKAYVPVWIMPVDYKESVIYTKLPNGKDMKLRVRKEEAAQVRVLEAMEDVHVFESPQKLADAYVAWLKTVKS
- a CDS encoding ATP-binding protein is translated as MSAVNRIIFECTDTALSSFEFADKTTFYEYLKRKYSFNFEEFAIRFDTVHEALRDVYGANHYKIERMIIRTLNSQSRKGTYEHSDEVAAFGYLVNIFMAEAEKNLERQRKREETATYAKHLEERIKAADERLKDSERLAAIGQTAAMVGHDIRNPLQAIVGELYLEREEIAMLPEGDSKKNLLESLRSVEENIFYINKIVADLQDFAKPINGVKKENVDVNQVISEVMTIVPIPENLFVEIMVEKEALIIEANFEMLKRALSNLIMNAVQAMSNGGKLTIRAHADSDFAEIDVEDTGGGISDEVKDKLFKPLFTTKAKGQGLGLAAVKRLVEAQSGKIGFESQNGKGSRFFIQLPARTFKAQS
- a CDS encoding PAS domain-containing protein, with amino-acid sequence MAKDEKSFPIVGIGASAGGLEALKIVLENLPDDTGMAFVIIQHLAPGQVSMLTEILSRSTRMPVHKVTQGIKVEPNKVYVIPPDNSMTIIENTLQLHPRAQDLKAIDAFLTSLAVARKTQAIGVILSGTGADGTEGLKAIKAEGGLTFVQDPETAQYPGMPQSAIAAETVYFILPPDRIAKELARISKHPQIIRSEILAAQPKPTKEEYNKAIFTMLKTNFSVDFTHYKESTISRRIARRMVINQIDNLKNYVTFLRSHPRELQALFDDMLIGVTSFFREPQTFNIMTEKIFPEFIKTRQRDIPIRIWVPGCSTGEEVYSIAVTIQEFLEEKNIADQSVQIFGTDVNDRNVERARQGIYAKNIEAYISERRLRKYFTKINGNYQITKFIRDMCIFAKQDVTKDPPFSNLDMICCRNVLIYFDSALQERVIPILHYALKPSGFLVLGESESVGKFTDLFGAMEKKGVVFIKKRAPTQVTFGFEAFQTATRQHPTREAEKRDPLAFLRDEIDKIVMSRYVPAMMLVNRNLDILIFRGYMAPYLLPESGQASLNVNKMVREELKLEIQTGIYRSKKEGRTITIDSIDFRTNGDTKTVSIEIIPIHLRNFEDSFYLVLFREALARQIIHADSARAQETAKESISKDQQLTELRDELDSTKQSLQTIIEEQEATNEELRAAMEEVQSSNEELQSTNEELETAKEELQSTNEELKTLNDELKNRNADLARLNDDLTNLIKNIDMPIVMVDNGLRIRRFTPLAQDTLGLIPTDVGRPITNIRLNVQVKAIEKLITEVITKLTTIKLELQDNNGRWFELRVRPYITEEKRIDGAVISLIDIDEIKKAQTCKK